A single Anaerolineae bacterium DNA region contains:
- the miaB gene encoding tRNA (N6-isopentenyl adenosine(37)-C2)-methylthiotransferase MiaB — protein MEDRTYFIWTIGCQMNVGDSRRLAELLATRGYREAEDVESADLIVLNTCVVRQSAEDRVLGRLASLKPLKDRRPEVTLAVMGCLVGVDGRDNDLATRFPYVDLWLPPSSHEQLAELVSERPGRAPTPSPSSVSRYVTIMQGCDNFCSYCIVPYRRGRERSRPVGEIVAEVEELASRGAREVTLLGQNVDSYGRDLPGQPSLAHLLHQVHPVDGIVRLRFLTNHPKDMSQELIETVAELPKVCEHLELPLQSGSDEILKRMNRHYTREQYLELVQRIKVTIPGVALATDVIVGFPGETRAQFQETYDLLEEVGFSAIHVACYSPRAGTAAARLEDDVPPEEKEERRRQVEQLLERQAGEQNRALLGQTVEVLVEERVRGKWRGRTRTNKLVFLDSPEDLRGALVDAVITWTGPWSMQGRLRYSVQAGG, from the coding sequence ATGGAAGACAGGACCTACTTCATCTGGACCATCGGCTGTCAGATGAACGTGGGCGACTCTCGCCGGCTGGCGGAACTGCTAGCGACCCGGGGCTACCGGGAGGCAGAGGACGTCGAGAGCGCCGACCTTATCGTGCTCAACACTTGCGTGGTGCGCCAGAGCGCCGAGGATCGTGTCCTCGGTCGGCTCGCTTCCCTCAAGCCGCTGAAGGACCGCCGACCGGAGGTGACTCTGGCAGTGATGGGGTGTCTGGTGGGAGTGGACGGTCGGGACAACGATCTGGCCACTAGGTTTCCTTACGTTGACCTGTGGCTGCCCCCGTCGTCGCACGAGCAACTGGCCGAGTTAGTGTCAGAGCGGCCGGGCCGCGCTCCCACGCCGTCCCCGTCTTCGGTCTCCCGTTACGTAACCATCATGCAAGGCTGTGATAACTTCTGCTCCTACTGCATCGTCCCCTACCGCCGCGGGCGCGAGCGCAGCCGGCCTGTGGGCGAGATTGTGGCTGAGGTGGAGGAGCTGGCCTCCAGGGGCGCCAGGGAGGTCACCCTCCTGGGCCAGAACGTGGATTCCTACGGCCGCGACCTGCCCGGGCAGCCTTCCCTCGCTCATCTCCTGCACCAGGTTCATCCGGTGGATGGCATCGTTCGGCTGCGCTTCCTCACCAACCACCCCAAGGACATGTCGCAAGAGCTGATCGAAACGGTAGCCGAGCTCCCCAAGGTCTGCGAGCACCTCGAGCTTCCCCTGCAGTCGGGCAGCGACGAGATCCTGAAGCGGATGAACCGGCACTACACCCGGGAGCAGTACCTGGAGCTGGTGCAGCGCATCAAGGTCACCATACCGGGCGTCGCCCTGGCCACCGACGTGATCGTTGGCTTCCCGGGGGAGACCAGGGCCCAGTTCCAAGAGACGTACGACCTCCTGGAGGAGGTGGGGTTCTCCGCCATCCACGTGGCCTGCTACTCCCCTCGAGCCGGCACCGCCGCCGCCCGCCTGGAAGACGACGTGCCCCCCGAGGAGAAAGAGGAACGCCGGCGGCAGGTGGAGCAGCTCCTGGAGCGCCAGGCAGGCGAGCAGAACCGGGCCCTCCTGGGCCAGACGGTCGAGGTGCTGGTGGAGGAGCGGGTGCGGGGCAAGTGGCGGGGCCGCACTCGCACCAACAAGCTCGTCTTCCTGGACAGCCCCGAGGACCTGCGAGGCGCTTTGGTGGACGCGGTGATCACCTGGACCGGGCCCTGGTCCATGCAGGGCCGTCTCCGCTACAGCGTCCAGGCCGGGGGTTGA